The genomic DNA GCTGCTTCTCGTAGCGATCGAGGACCTCGGGATGGATGCTTTCGATCCCGAGCATCACCTCGTAGAGGCCCAGGCGTTTCATCTCGGGGATGAGGTCTTCGTCCCGGAGGATGTCCCTGACCCGGGACTGAAACCAGAAATGGATCCGGAGGCCCGACCTTCCCAGCTCCTCGAGAAACTCCTCCACCCGCCGACGGCTCCAGTTGAACGTATTTTCGTTGAAGACGAAGAGGCTCTTTCCGTGCCGATGATAGAGATAGGAGATCTCTTCGACGACCTTCTTTCCACTTCGACCCCTCCAGACCCCTTCCCAGAACCTCGTCTCCGAACAGTAGGCGCAGCGATCCCCACATCCCCGACTGGTGGAGAGGCCGAAGGCCCTTCTGCCCATACCGTGCCAGTAGTAGGCCTCCTGCTCCAGGTCGATGAGGTGGTAGGCGGGGAGAGGAAGGCTGTCGAGGTTGGGGATGAGGGACGGACTGCGGTTTAAGACGACCCCTCCGTTTTCACGGTAGGCAACCCCCTTGAGGCCCCTGCCGTCCCCTCCGGACGAGAGCTGTTTCAGGAGCTCCGAAAAGGCGATCTCTCCCTCGCCGAGGACGATGTAGTCGAGATCGTGGATCTCCTTGAGGATAGGCTCCGCCAGGAGGGTGAAGTGACTTCCTCCGGCCACGATCTTCGAGGCGGGCGACATCCTTCGGCAGAGATGGATGGCCTGGATCGCCTCCGGAGATAGGCAGGTGGCGGAGCAGGTGATGCCGATCACCTCGGCCTTGGAGGTCGAGACGAGTGAGGCCAGATCCTTCCAGGGCCTTTTCAGGGTGGTGGCATCGATGATCTGGACCTCGAAGCCCTCTCTTTCGAGATAAGCCGCAAGCTGGAGGAGGCCGAAAGAGGGGGTCCACATCCGAAGTCCCGGAAAGAGTCGATGGGGAGGGTCGACGAGAAGGACCTTCACTCAGACCTCCAGATACTTCCTCA from Thermodesulfobacteriota bacterium includes the following:
- a CDS encoding B12-binding domain-containing radical SAM protein, which codes for MKVLLVDPPHRLFPGLRMWTPSFGLLQLAAYLEREGFEVQIIDATTLKRPWKDLASLVSTSKAEVIGITCSATCLSPEAIQAIHLCRRMSPASKIVAGGSHFTLLAEPILKEIHDLDYIVLGEGEIAFSELLKQLSSGGDGRGLKGVAYRENGGVVLNRSPSLIPNLDSLPLPAYHLIDLEQEAYYWHGMGRRAFGLSTSRGCGDRCAYCSETRFWEGVWRGRSGKKVVEEISYLYHRHGKSLFVFNENTFNWSRRRVEEFLEELGRSGLRIHFWFQSRVRDILRDEDLIPEMKRLGLYEVMLGIESIHPEVLDRYEKQQSREMAQRAIDILRRHDIMVMANVMFGDWDDSEETLKEIFRFVKRQSDFLVLTMTTPLPGTRYFEEAERLGRIREWDFGKYDFMHPVMDTKFLTAEEVQRLHQAYLKKYYTQPRILLGAFFSRNPFKRMAYRLILRYVWENATKRPWRQPNLEDLDPNDFSRRGP